The genomic DNA cttctcaccTCGACAAAGACCTCCTTGAGAGATGGTAGGGGTTTTGTTTCTAAAATCGTACCTCTTAACTTCATCGAAATCAGTATTAAGTCCATGAAGGAAATCAAATATCCTATCTTTTTCAATCATCTTGTAATACCTCTTGTTGTCAGCAATACACTCCCAATTTATAGTATGGAATAAATCTATTTCATGCCATAACTCAACCAATATATTAAAGTAATCTGTAACACTCATGTTACCTTGCCTTGTTGTCCTAATGGCTGACCGTATTTCAAAGCTTTGAGAGGAGTTCTCCAAGTCAGAATACATTTCCTGGACagaatcccaaatctccttggcgGTTTTGTGAAATAGGTAAGTCCTCCCTAGTCTTGGCTCCATCGAGTTGATCAACCATGCCATTATGGTTGAATTTTCTGCTTCCCAAGTGCCATAGGTGGCAGAATCAATTGGAGGAGCAGGAATATCCCCCGTGAGATAGCCagattttcctttccctttgatcACCAATAAAATAGACTGAAACAATTCCCTAAAATGACTACCATTTAACTTGTGGTGAGTAATTTGTATGGGAGGTTATCGATAGAGTTGGTTAGTAGATTCGGAGAAGAGGGGGTTGGAACAGAAGGAGGAAGAGGGTTCTGGGAACTTGTAGCGGAGGCTTCTGTTAGGGTAGGATTCTGGCGAATATCGGCCATGatctttgagagagagaagaagaacaacaaaGAGCTTTAATGCTGTTTGTCAAGccttagctctgataccatgaaacaagcaaAAAACAGAATGCTTGATTAATTAATTCACAAGGAATAGGGAAGAATATATACACAAGGGTCCCTTATCTTATTTCTTACATTTTAGGAGAAGATTTAGGattctttatctcctaaaaactaggaacaaaccaaacttaaaattcaaacttgaaatacaaatttacaacaCTACTTTACAAGGATAATGACTTATCCTTATCTTATCAATCTCCTATTTTGACTTTCGAATCTTCTTGATCTCGTCCAACAGTTTCAATTTCCACGCTAGCTGGAGGGGGAGAGGCAAATAACATAGCAGCAGCCAGGGGCTCATCATGAATGTAACTTTCTCCATTAGCTATATTTTGTAGACTTCAACAAGAAACAGTTCATGTCATAGGGAACTTGGGTATTGTTTAGAGAGATCTGGGTTACTGCTTATAATATAGAAGAATTATGGGTTTCTAGATGGACAATGCTAGTTTTTGCTAGTGTTTTGGAAATTGCAAGATTTCTAACATGCTGAATGTCATCAGACAGCATATAGTTCAAAGTTTGAGTATGgaataaaaatcctaaaaggTGAGGAAAGGTTGAGGATGATTTGGGCTTAATTGGCTAGGTGTTGGGGCAAAAAAAGAGCTGCACAGAGGCTGTAAATAGTTAGTCAAGAATGTTTTCTTGTTAGGAGAACAAAACCTATATGAATCCATGAGAACTTCTTAGGGAGAATATCCTCAGGTAAGGCTGCACAAAGTGTGCCacaaatttttaattgcttCAAACAAATCTGTAAAGGCAagtgaataaaaaagaaaaactacatTCAATTGCTGTACTTTTACATACTCCCACAAGGACTTGATTCACAAACTAATTAGAGTATTTTACAACTACTATAAATGACATAGAAGACCCAAAATTGCTGACTTGACTATAACATGACCCCTAGAATGACTCCCACAGCCAGGATTTATAAGATGACTAACTCACTGCATAGTAAACTGCttgaattttgttaaaataaactAAGGACATAAACAATCTATGAGCAAATAAACTCAAGTTCTGATTAACCGCAAACAAGTTAAAAAAGTGTTCTTCCACCGGGGGGGGGGAATTCTGGATTTGGCCTTTTTTCCTTCTTAATGACAGCTACAATcacttggaaaaagaaaaaggaaagaaagaatatCCAAATCCTTATGAAACCATCCTGCTTGTGCTCATACATTTTCTTTGACTATAAAGAAAACCAACTTGCAAGTTTGCATCTTTCCATGCTGTTGGTTTGCAAGCAGAGATGAGGAAGGACAAGGGAAAGCTTTGTTACACTTCTCTGTAATAGATGAGTTTTGTTTCTGTGTTCTGTATATAGAACTTGTTATCTTATCCTCTAAAGGTTTGTTTTGGTTAAATTGGAAGGAAGAGTTAAGTCTACACGTTATTTAAACATGTCTATTTCATTTCTACTCTTGCTGGGATGGAAGTATATTGAGAGGTTATTTGTTAAAACAATCTCAGCAGGCAGGAAATTTGAAGGGAAAACTATCTATCCTACTTCTCCACCAATGATtcttaaacaacaaaaatatccTAGCTGGCAGCATGCTTCTGATGCACCTGTAATTTGTACTGGTTGTGGATTGAAGACTGAGTTATATATCAAGGACTCCATGCAACTTAGTTTTTCTGAGATACAGGTTGCAACTAATGATTTCTCAGGCCAGAACTTGTTAGGAGAAGGTGGATATGGTTTCGTTTATAAAGGAAAGCTAAAAAATGGACAGGTTATTGCTGCGAAGGTGAGGAAGGAAGCTAGTGCGCAGGGTTTCCCAGAATTTCATTCTGAAGTACATGTCTTAAGATTTGCACGTCACCAGAACATTGTAATGCTTCTTGGTTACTGTTGCAAGGAAAATCTTAACATTTTGGTCTATGAATACATCTGCAACAAGTCTCTTGACTGGCACTTGTTTGGTGAGTTAGTTTGGAATACCTGTCTTCTGAATGATCATTGATTCCTTTCCCATTGCTTGTAGTCTATACCTGGAGTGCTTTAACTGCTGCTGTTCttctacttttcttttcttcattttccttacTTTCTTCTGTGAATCTTTTTCCAGATGACACAGAAAATGTTCTTGAGTGGCAACAAAGGCATGGCATTGCCATTGGAACTGCTAAAGGACTGCGTTATCTACATGAAGAGTGCAGGGGAAGTCCCATAATTCATCGGGACATGAGGCCGAGCAATATACTGCTTACACATGACTTTGTTCCCATGGTAAAATTATATAGGAAATTTTAGTAAACGGTTAGCTCATTTCCGTTGATTGAATGTCTCATGAAAACCACTGTGTCCTGCATGTATTTTGGATGGCTTCATTGCTTTCTGgtattgaattttgttttcattttttttccaataggagcattttaaagttttaatgCTTAGTTCCTTCTCTGATAACAGACATACACCAGTCaccattttattatttcagATGTTTTCCTCATTATATGTCATAACCTCACTTACATGATCAATGATATACATGTATCCTGCAAAATCCAATGGCAGCTTTAAAGTTGTTTTATGCTATCTTGTAGTTTGTGAATTGTGTTAATGCATGACATCTATTTAATTTCAAGTATCAGATTTTCTGCATGAGCTAAAATGTGGAGAACTCAAAATGTATAAATTGGGCATTTTAATCGGTTTAGGTGGTGTTTGTTGTGCCAATGTGGGTGTGAGGAGTTGTAAGTACAAACATATTGTATTGTGAGATAAACAAGTTGACATGGATATATCGACACTGTAGGTTTAAAAATAGAATGCTGACACTGCAGGAACCACTGAGAAAGCATACATTAACCTTTTGTCTTCTTGTTAACAGAATAGAGTAATGACTAAGTTCACATTCTCCTTTTAACTACCTAAAAATTCCAATTCTTCAAAAtctcttgttattattattattattattattattattattattattgaaattgAAGAAGTTTGGACTATAAAACTCCTTACCTATTATTCGGATTGGACACATATTTATATTACAAGTGGTAACTTCTTATATGGAGACAATTACacgcagaaaaaaaaaaaaaaaactgcctaactatatattttgtatgaaaGAAACTGCCTCTATATTTTGTCTAACTGCTTAACTATCTATATTTCTCATACATAGTTTTCTACATGCCCCCTTAAGACAGGCTAAATATTAAGGAAACCTAGGTTGGATGTTCACATCTTCAAATTGAGTCTTCAGTAAATCCTTGTCCACCTTCTATTTTTGTGACCCAATGCGTTGCAACTAGTGACCGACCTTGGCAAATCCCACATTGGCTGACCAGGAGGGGGTGATGGGCTATTTAAGTCCGGACTAGGCATCAACCTTTGAAGGTGGTGCCTAGGTCATGACAAGTGATGCGTTGCAACCTGTGAATGATCttggcgaatcccacatcgactGACCAAGAGGGGGTGCTGGGTTATTTAAGTTCAGGCTAGGCATCAGCCTTTTGAAGGTGGTGCCTAGGTcttgacaagtggtatcaaagtcaACCTCCTATTACCGGATGGTGGGGCCAACACGTGCGGGGACGCACGTGTGCGAAGGGCAAGGCAGACCTTGGCGAATCCCATATCGGCTGGCTAGGAGAGGGTGCTGGGCTATTTAAGTTCGGGCTAAGGATCAACCTTTTGAAGGTGGTGCCTAGGTCATGACAGTGGCATCCTAGACTTCTTGTGCAGTCTTGTGAAGGATGAAATTTACTCCGACTTGATGTATCTTTAGGGTCGAAATACTTCTCCTTTGTGGCATCCTAGATCTCTTGTTCCATCTTGTGAAGGATGACATTTACTCTGACTTTCTGTGACTTTAGGGTCGAAATACTTCTTTGTGGCATCCCATATCTCTTGTGCCATCTTATAGAGGATGACATTTACTCCGACTTCCTGTGTCTTCACTGAtagtagatttattttattagtattGCACCAGCATCATCCTTCAGTTCCTCTGGAGATAAGACTGACAACAACCCCTCTTTCAATTTTCTGAAGGAGTTTCACTTTCAATTGTAGCAACTGGGGCTACAATAGCACCATCTTGTATGCAAGCCACATTCCACCACGATTTTCCATTTGATTGCAAAAAGGCCTTGATGTGTGCAAATTGCTTGAAGGCAAATGCATGGATGGAAGAAGTGTCGGCATCTCTTCTTCCCCGATTGTATTGATTCTCCTTCTCTATATTGTATGATTGTGAGATTCCCTTGATAGAAATAGCGAGGCTTCTTGTACAAAGGTTCTACACTGAGGATGGGTCAAGGGGACATTGGAAACATCAAGGGGGTTGGTTAGATTAGAGTCTTGAGATCTCCCAAAGGTTGATTAggatttgatttgatctctTCTTTTTGTGGGATTGGAGAGCGTTGATCATGACAATTTCCTTGAGATCGACGTCTTGATAGGGTTGTAATTGACGAGTTTGATGAATGCCTTGACGCTTGACTTCTTGGCGGTCTTCTTAGCCTAGTCCTTGCGAATCACCCTCTTAGGGTATTTGGCAATGTCGGCAAATGCCTTGATGTGAGACTTCTTTAGCGGTCCTCTCCGCCTTCTCTAGTGTGAGTGGCCATCTGTCTTCTCCGTGAGGACTACCAATGCGACTCTCCAACTACATCTACCTTCTTCGATGCCGGAGTGTGGCTCTATGCTGCTCCCTTTCATCTTCTCAAACGATGGCAATGGTTGCCCGGGTTTTgtgctacaaacccttttgtctTCCCCATTAATTTCCATTATGTGACCCTTTGCTTTCTCCGATGCAGCTTCGTGATTGTGGTCAATTATCCCTTTGATGGTGATGGTTGTGATTGTGACTATGGCTGCGACAATGGCGGATAAAGATGAAGGAGATGGGCAGTGACCGATGATGGCAGTGGGTTTTCTCTCAGGAAAGAACTTCGCCATCTTcgccgctctctctctctctctctcccgttgAACTCTCTGTCTCACTGCTTTAATACTAGGAAGAAGTTTGGACTGTAAAACTCCTTACTATTATTCAGATTGGACACATATTTATATTACAAATAGTAATTGCTCATATGAAGatagttacaaaaaaaaaaaacaaaaaaactgtctagctatatattttgtatgaaaGAAATTTCTTCTATATTTTGTCTAACTACCTAACTGTCTATATTTCTTGTACACGATTTTCTacaattattattgttattattatttgcttAGTCTTTGTTCTAATTATTTACGTCTCACAAAATGAGACAGATGGAAATATTTATTACACATTCGTATTAGGTGTTGAAACAACTCATTATATTGAATATTCATGGAATTTCAGTTAGCTTCTATGCTTTTGCTGGGTCTGGATGAAAAgattgaaatttcaattttccATCATGTCAGATATAGGTTCCCTTAGAAACTCTacattttcccttttttgtgGAATTGGAATCTACATTTGTTGAAGACTTAGTATTTGACCGAAAATGCACTGCAATAATTTGTGAAACCTTTCAGTTTTTGGCCATGATATGGTACTCTAAATGCAGAAAGAAGTATGCCAGACACACATGACGTGGTCAGGGATATCTCTGTAGACTGTGCATCATCCCGCATTACCTGACATATAACTATgatgaccccccccccccccaaaaaaaaaaaaagaaaaaaagatccCATTGCTTTGCATCTTTGAGAGTCACATTATTTTCAGGCAGTAAAAATTGTTCTTGTAGGACATCCTAAGTTGCATACATACTTCACTCCATCCAGGATTTGATTGACAATCTCTAAGAATTTGCACAAAAGTTACCATATCACTGTGCACTAACTTTGAAGGTTGGATGGCTATTACACCTAGTTTTATGGCCATGGTACATTGGTTCATCGGGTTGTTAATAATGCCCCTATGGGGATTGATGTTTTTGGGTTTAAATAATTAGATTAATTATTTCTTGCCATTTATAGAATTATCTTTTCATACAGCTAGGTGACTTTGGCCTTGCAAAGTGGAAGACAAATGATGTTCCTATCCGAACAAGGATACTTGGTACATTTGGGTGAGTATTTgatgattttaacttgtatcagtatttcataattttggaaaatggtACGACGCATTTTTATTACTTCGAATAAATTGATCGTTGataaatttttgtttgtgcagATACCTTGCTCCTGAGTATGCAGAAAATGGTATAGTTTCTCCACAAACAGATGTCTATTCTTATGGCATTGTCCTGATACAATTGATATCAGGACGCAGAGTGGTTGACTCGAAGAGAGAGGACCAAAAACAGTCCCTGAGACAGTGGGTATGTCATGTCGGCTAAGTCTTTGTACCCACAATACAACATATGCTTGCTTCTTGTGTTTCATCTAAATTGGGAGCACTTTTCTTCCTTCGATTGAACTACATGTTTTTGTAAAATGGACAAATGGATTGTACTTTGTTTTGTCCTATGGCCATTAACACTTCATATCCTGTGGCAATTTAGGCAGAACCGCTGATTGAGAGGCTTGCCTTACATCAACTCGTTGATCCCCGTATTGGAGATTCATATGATACATATGAATTGTACCTCATGGCAAAAACTGCATACCTATGTGTGCAAAGTAACCCAGAGCTGCGCCCATCAATGGGAGAGGTAATTTCATCTGAATATCCCCCCTTTTTTTCTGGCTGTACAAAATTATTGTGGCTTTTCAGTTAGCTCTGTTTCTAAatgaagaatgaaaaagaaaaggtttATGCTGCAAATTGTGATTCTTGTTTCTCTTCATAGAGATTTTGCTTACAGTCCTTGTTTTCAAGTGATTGAATTTTGATTAGAACATACTGGGGGAAAAAAAGAAGTTGATAGAACATCCTGTGGGGGTTGAAGGGAGACAATTTTGTCTCACTCAAGTTGCTTAATTATCAATAGAAGGTAATCTGGTGCGAGTGATAATTGCAAAAGCATCATGGGGTTTCTGTATAAAAGATAATCTGGCATATCTGCAGTTCTCAGTATAAAAAAATCTAGTTTAACTGGTAGCCAAGGCATATTTTTGGTATTAAATATGACTAACCATTAGGTTCTTTTTGGAAAAGAAGGTTTACCATGTAAAATATGTAGCCTATTCCTATTTTTGGGACATATTTGTTGCACAAATGCATTTGTATCAATCTTAAGCTATGATATGATGGTCAATTGGTTACTTGAATGATTGAAACTGGTGAAATCATCAGTTAACTCACCACTGAATAAGTCTTTctagagaaaaattagagagaTGCTATCAAGTGCCAGTTGCCAACACCTTAAGttttgagaaagaaacaaaattgattatgtaccatggGAATAATCTCCTCAAAAATCCCTCTAAACAATCTACTGCTTGAGGCACTTCCCACTCACTCATATTCATGTGCATATTAAGGTAAATTGTTAACAACAAATTGTCATATATACGTTGTTTCAACTAATTCTTTGTCTTGATAGGAACATTATTTTCTATTCATATGAAGTTGAATCTACCAAAATGCTAACATCAAGAATATTAGCATTTTGGTAGATTCAGAGTCACTGTTAGGAAGCCAGTGATTGGCTCCAAGAAGGAAGAAAGTGAATTGAGAGATATGAGAACGGAGGAAATTGAGAACTGAACATTTTATTTAAGTCCGCACAGTACAGGAATGCCTTCTTCATACATTCCCCCGACTGGCGCAGGGTATCAACAAAACAAACAGCCAACAATTACCAACTAACAACCTAATCGTACCCTCAACTATAAGGTACAAAGGAGTAAATCTCTAACTATATTTTCAActgtaaaaatagaaatagataGAGCTTCCAGTGCTGTTGCGGCctccctttttctcttcttcaagcTCCTCTGTTCTGCTCCCCAACTGGGGTACCATTCATACAGCTTTACCTCTCTTTTCCAGCTGCTTTCCAAGTTGTATAACTTCTCCCAACTCATCAGGCATCCTCCTAGCTCAACATCCAGCTTTCCTCTACCCGCTGATCAATCCAACTACCTCTTAGGGACCCACCCTCTTTTCTCTGAATGCCCTTTTCTTTGGATGTTGTGATCCCTAAGTATTGATTTCTCTTAAATGTTCCTTTGCCTTGTCTTCTTCCTGCATCCGTGTAATCACATTCTACTAAATTCACCATTATACTTTCAAAAATGATTAGGACATGGAGTTTTTGCTTATGTTGTCTGCAACACTCTTTATCAATTTCCTCTAAAAATGCCGGCTACTAAGAAAGAAGCATAATGACATATTATACTACCATTACGGAATCTCTTGGGAACCCTAAAGGCTATGCATTTTGCTGGAGAAACACATAAGAACAGGATTGAGTTTGATCAATATCCCATGTAATTCATCTCCATCTCATCTATACTTTTTCATGATTCATGCACCTGAAAATTTTCGCCCTCTAATGTATGGAATTTCCCATTTATGTGTGCTTTCTTATGATCTTAATGTCAGGTTGTCCGCCTTCTTGAAGGGGAGAACGACCATTTCCAGAATTTGGCAGAGCAATTCATCCCCCACTTTTCTAAATGAAGGAAGGGTAAAGTCCGCCCTAACCTTTTGTGGTTTGGACCATATTTCTATCGACATCACCTATGGGGTAGCTTCAacaaaggagaaaaaagaaaactatagAGAGATCCAAAATACAAAAGGTAATGTCTATAAAAATGACGCAAATCACATAGAATCGGGGTGGAATTTACCCGTAGAAGAATGGCATCCTGTGATAACATTTCGCATGCTGGAATGAAAGGATTCGGACCACAGTGAATCCAAACACATGGTGTCTTGTCAGCTCGTAGTACcttgagattttctttttctttttattttagctCTTTTTAGATGTAAACCAAATTCGCGGTGTGTTGCAATAGGAGGAGGGAGGGGGTACACTGCATCTGAATAAAAGCACTGCAGGTTTTAAATTCCAGCAATCGATGGAAtaacatttttatcattttcagtTTCTGTTTTCAATTCCAACTCCTTGCCCATGGAAGAATAGAATaggcattttttgttttttttcctttaccATATTATTAGGGTAGGTAACAACACAAGGAGGCTGGTGGTTATAATAATGCAGGGCGGTTAGCTACTACTGGTAGCTCTGCGGTGACCGGACGGATTTTGTCTTGTGGGTAGGAGAAAGTATTATAAGCAGCAGCAGCTCCACAGGCTCTGCTTCTTGTTGCATTGTAATGTAATATTCAGTGCTTGTTTCATTTATGAGGGAAGggagaagataaaaaaattaagtcttGTCTGTGTATATGATTGCTCAAATCTTGCCTGCTTGAAGTTGAAGGATGCTGCTCTTTTATCTCATCAATAATTCCTCATTATCAACTACTCATTCTTTAGATTCTCTGTACCAAAAACTTTTAATTGCTATTGTTTTAGCAATCAATATAATTTGATTGTTAAAATCTTATTACTATTAGAACATATATATTAGCATTATCACCCTTAAATTAAATGATTTAACCTCTAGTTATTTCATGAGAGGAAATATGTTGAACAATGGTCAGAATATTTTACTTatgacaacaacaaaaaataataataattgatactatactagaattaaaaatttaaaatttttaaaatataaattatttattataaaaaactAAACTTTAATCGAATCCTTagttttaaatgattttttttctaataattgaatcgtattttaatttcaatttaattttaaactcttATTTGTTCCCCATGCTTAAGTGGCAAGTTGCTACCTCCTCAACTTTTGCCACCAATACTTTtacttttagtttttaatttttatatatatttaattatttctatatatatataaatataaaacatagtataattaaatatttcttataaaatataaactaagatatatataaaaatatatttcctaaaatagattataatttattatgaattttaaaaaatatatatatacatagatatatgaatatttgaatatatattataaaagttctaagaataaaaataaaagcattGAGGGTATAGGGTCTGCCACGTAGTCTTGTAAGGGTATATATACAACAgttattgaaattgaaatatgatGTAGCTCttgaaaaaacataaaaagtttgatttaatctttttggtagcaataataaattattattatttatgaagAAGCCGACAGTAACATCAATAATTCAAATTGCCCTCACATTTACTATAGTTTGAGCCTTTTTCCTAAACACTGGATATGATGTTTTTTTAGATCATAGAGATAGAGGTCCATGTACTAACACCACTACCTACTAGTGATGGTTGAACGTTGAAACCCTCtcattaggggtgtgcaatcaaCCTAAGAAAATCAGATAATTAAACAAAACCAACACTGATTCGATTCCCTTTTTTTATGGAGGGCAACTCAATATCAGTTCGATATTTAggaaaatttgagatatttaatttgattttgaatagaGATactaaaaaaccaaaataaaactcgaataaaattaaaataaccaaGCTTATTGAATGTATTATacaaatttcaagaatataattatattatcatATAGTATGTAttactaaatttttttcttcaaacaaGAGGCAACCATTTAATTGAAAATGAGTGCATCAACCTAAcatttaactatatatatatatatgcaaatcgaataaattacaaaaaaaaagataaaagaaaccATGAAAGTGATGAGTGTCCACCCATACCATCACCAAAAGTATGCATAGCATCAAACTAGACTACCGCTTAGTTAAAGAAATCGGTGACCCTTggttgaaaaaattaataacactaATATAGATCACGATCGCAAGAGACCACGATTCCAACTATTATAATTATCCTAAATTCTCATTTGAGGATCCATAGTATCCCCAAAAATTAGGCACAAGAGACAAATCTACTTAGGCATGTAGGCCTTAAGAACTCTAGATTAAAGTCAACATAAAGGCCCTAACGATTATGATAAAGAGGTAACATATTCATATACCTAACACTAAACTCTTTACTTTTTGATGTTTGAGATTATGACTTTGGTCTAACATTCTTACTCTTTCTATAATTTCCTAATTTAGTCATTCGAAGGTCTGTTTAGGTACTCCTCTGACCAATCTTAACGGATTGTTTCATAGGAATCATAGATTTTAACAAGGGAAGTTTGACTTGAAGACTCATCTGTGAACACATTCACATACAACTATCACAAATTTATTTGGTGCAAATCTCATCCCATGGTTAAAGCAATATATTGGTTGATTAGAATGAAGTATACAAGTCTATTTTCAAGTGCAACAAATCTAAAACAATAAATCAagcaataaaaagaaacaaatattttcccttaatgaccatatatataaacacatagcAATGGGAATAATCCCACTTCAAAAGAGGAAATAAATGTACGTAACTTGTCATTGTTGGGGATTACACATGGGTGTGTAgggtttaatatttttcatatctcatgTACACACAATGGAAATATACACAAATCCTATATAAAGTTTAGATATTTTAACAACAAGCAATAATAACCAAACAACCAAAAGTGAACTATTCAGTAAAGAGTTACCTCCTGAAGAACTAGTAACTAATGTAAGAGAAGCTTCACAAACTGACCTAAATACCTAGTTGATCCACACCAAACCACCTTCCAAATCCCTTGAACCTCCTTTAGTGCTAGCTGAAAACTACAAGAGTATATAAAGATTTGTACCTCGATTTCAAAAATCAAAGCTCAAGTCTTAAGCAATTTGAGAGGAAGAAGTGCCGAGAAGAAGGAAATACAAGTTGTGAAAATTCCAACACACCTAGAACAATCGTCCTCTTTAATCTCTCTATTTATATGCATTAGTGGAAGGATAAGTAGTGGATTTTGGATTAATCCACTCAAAAATCATGCAACCTAAGAGTGACAAGTGGCATGGGAGTCGGTGGACATTCCATTGACTCCCAAACTTTCCATGCAcaataaatcaaacaaaaacTATCAACAGTATTCATCGAGCAGTTAACAgtcttcaattttttgaaaaactataaaaaaagtATCAATAATTCATGAAAAAGTCAATAGTTTGGGGTTTGTTGATGCAAGGCCCTTACTTAATTGCATACAAATCTATCACTAACTCTTGACGATAATTAGAGTTTCTATTAACTTTAATGGCATTGAGAACCTAACACAACCCCCCCTCCACCATACAATTCTTTTTTTGGTCACTTTGCTTTTGAGTACGTGACTTTCTAGATCAGAAAACATCAAACGCCTCTGATGTCAATCAAACTTTTCAATCTATTCTAAAAATCTCtccattttctcaaaacacTTTAATAATCTAGAGTGACATTTAGTAACATATCAAGATA from Diospyros lotus cultivar Yz01 chromosome 4, ASM1463336v1, whole genome shotgun sequence includes the following:
- the LOC127799564 gene encoding probable serine/threonine-protein kinase PBL8 isoform X1, whose protein sequence is MANNYLMPCRVVLAHDATKERSERELKISLNSVRAEKILREGDTLMLLGVLHKVPHPMGYQMQASPISITGTNIAAIKDEISRKVDMYVNMLAQSAKECETEKVEIEVKITAGTPIKNVVIQEVKNYNPTWVILDRYLKKDFWFYNKQIPCKVAVIQDDLSVKVLRDQPTTDMENVEHKLVFSMTKQVPIAVAQDNENSEQSVISCRSYSASLNSIESSDGLKNNLAPLFMSISHEQSSSSDKLATTSKLEKSAGRKFEGKTIYPTSPPMILKQQKYPSWQHASDAPVICTGCGLKTELYIKDSMQLSFSEIQVATNDFSGQNLLGEGGYGFVYKGKLKNGQVIAAKVRKEASAQGFPEFHSEVHVLRFARHQNIVMLLGYCCKENLNILVYEYICNKSLDWHLFDDTENVLEWQQRHGIAIGTAKGLRYLHEECRGSPIIHRDMRPSNILLTHDFVPMLGDFGLAKWKTNDVPIRTRILGTFGYLAPEYAENGIVSPQTDVYSYGIVLIQLISGRRVVDSKREDQKQSLRQWAEPLIERLALHQLVDPRIGDSYDTYELYLMAKTAYLCVQSNPELRPSMGEVVRLLEGENDHFQNLAEQFIPHFSK
- the LOC127799564 gene encoding serine/threonine-protein kinase CDG1-like isoform X3; the encoded protein is MANNYLMPCRVVLAHDATKERSERELKISLNSVRAEKILREGDTLMLLGVLHKVPHPMGYQMQASPISITGTNIAAIKDEISRKVDMYVNMLAQSAKECETEKVEIEVKITAGTPIKNVVIQEVKNYNPTWVILDRSYSASLNSIESSDGLKNNLAPLFMSISHEQSSSSDKLATTSKLEKSAGRKFEGKTIYPTSPPMILKQQKYPSWQHASDAPVICTGCGLKTELYIKDSMQLSFSEIQVATNDFSGQNLLGEGGYGFVYKGKLKNGQVIAAKVRKEASAQGFPEFHSEVHVLRFARHQNIVMLLGYCCKENLNILVYEYICNKSLDWHLFDDTENVLEWQQRHGIAIGTAKGLRYLHEECRGSPIIHRDMRPSNILLTHDFVPMLGDFGLAKWKTNDVPIRTRILGTFGYLAPEYAENGIVSPQTDVYSYGIVLIQLISGRRVVDSKREDQKQSLRQWAEPLIERLALHQLVDPRIGDSYDTYELYLMAKTAYLCVQSNPELRPSMGEVVRLLEGENDHFQNLAEQFIPHFSK
- the LOC127799564 gene encoding probable serine/threonine-protein kinase PBL8 isoform X4 is translated as MANNYLMPCRVVLAHDATKERSERELKISLNSVRAEKILREGDTLMLLGVLHKVPHPMGYQMQASPISITGTNIAAIKDEISRKVDMYVNMLAQSAKECETEKVEIEVKITAGTPIKNVVIQEVKNYNPTWVILDRYLKKDFWFYNKQIPCKVAVIQDDLSVKVLRDQPTTDMENVEHKLVFSMTKQVPIAVAQDNENSEQSVISCRSYSASLNSIESSDGLKNNLAPLFMSISHEQSSSSDKLATTSKLEKSAGRKFEGKTIYPTSPPMILKQQKYPSWQHASDAPVICTGCGLKTELYIKDSMQLSFSEIQVATNDFSGQNLLGEGGYGFVYKGKLKNGQVIAAKVRKEASAQGFPEFHSEVHVLRFARHQNIVMLLGYCCKENLNILVYEYICNKSLDWHLFDDTENVLEWQQRHGIAIGTAKGLRYLHEECRGSPIIHRDMRPSNILLTHDFVPMLGDFGLAKWKTNDVPIRTRILGTFGYLAPEYAENGIVSPQTDVYSYGIVLIQLISGRRVVDSKREDQKQSLRQWNR
- the LOC127799564 gene encoding probable serine/threonine-protein kinase PBL8 isoform X2 — its product is MANNYLMPCRVVLAHDATKERSERELKISLNSVRAEKILREGDTLMLLGVLHKVPHPMGYQMQASPISITGTNIAAIKDEISRKVDMYVNMLAQSAKECETEKVEIEVKITAGTPIKNVVIQEVKNYNPTWVILDRYLKKDFWFYNKQIPCKVAVIQDDLSVKVLRDQPTTDMENVEHKLVFSMTKQVPIAVAQDNENSEQSVISCRSYSASLNSIESSDGLKNNLAPLFMSISHEQSSSSDKLATTSKLEKSGRKFEGKTIYPTSPPMILKQQKYPSWQHASDAPVICTGCGLKTELYIKDSMQLSFSEIQVATNDFSGQNLLGEGGYGFVYKGKLKNGQVIAAKVRKEASAQGFPEFHSEVHVLRFARHQNIVMLLGYCCKENLNILVYEYICNKSLDWHLFDDTENVLEWQQRHGIAIGTAKGLRYLHEECRGSPIIHRDMRPSNILLTHDFVPMLGDFGLAKWKTNDVPIRTRILGTFGYLAPEYAENGIVSPQTDVYSYGIVLIQLISGRRVVDSKREDQKQSLRQWAEPLIERLALHQLVDPRIGDSYDTYELYLMAKTAYLCVQSNPELRPSMGEVVRLLEGENDHFQNLAEQFIPHFSK